GGACTTTCTTCATGTCTCATCCCTCTTTTTTTATCTCAGTATCAAAAGAATACTAGAGTTTTCAGGAGAATAAAAAGAATCTGCCTGAAGCAGATGCTTCAGGCAGTTAAAGGACAAATAGTTGTGCTTCGCCGCCATTAATGCCAGTAAACATATTGCCGGCAGCAGTCAAAAGCTGGATGGCATTGTCACGGTTCATCGATGGACGGAGGTAAAATACATGTATGGCATCTGTTGTGTGAGGTGTCACAGCAGTCCGCTTAGAATCGACGTAAGGGCTGCCGAATGCGCCTTTTGCGTCGCGTGTGACGATGATTTTATCGAGTGTATTGTCGCGGTTATTCAAGCCTTCGTATCGGTCCTCTATGGTTCCGATCCCAATTTCGACGTCACCCTCGATCTGTGAGGCGTCATATAGGCCAAGTGGGATTTCGTATTGAAGCGACAAAAAGCTGTTCATGTCGATGGCTGAATTGACGGGGTCTAAATAGTTTTGCTTGCGCACCCTGCGGTACAAGGCTTCTGCAGACGGACGGTAGCGGCTCGGGTCGCCTCCAAGCGCTTTCCAGGCAAGTCTCCATTCAAGAAGACCAGGAAAATCAGTCAATTCCTTGTCATCCATGTCAAAGAATAATTGCTCTTGGAAGAGTTGGAGACGGCCTTTTAACATTTGAGGTGAATCCGAAACGGTGATATTGTTATAATGAATAATGCCGATTTTGAAATCAGGCAGGATCTCTGTCATTTCAGGGTTTACGTGGAAGTCCACAGCGACCATCCTTTCCGTGAATAATAGAATCATCTTACCATAAATTGGGGCAAGGAGTTATCAACATGAACTTGGATCAATTCCAACAACAACTAGTAGCGTATGCCGCGGAAATCGGAATTGACAAAATCGGCTTTGCTTCAGCCGAACCTTTTTTTAATTTAAAGCACCGGTTGATCCGTCAACAGCAATTGAATTTTCAGTCGGGTTTTGAGGAATCGGATGTGGAAAAACGGACGCGACCGGAATTGTTGATGGAAGAACCGGTTAGCATCATTGCGATTGCGATTGCCTATCCATCTAAAATGGAAGGGGCGACACCAGGCGTCAAAGGGGCAAGGCGCGGGATTTTCTCGCGTTCTTCCTGGGGCAAAGATTATCATGCGGCACTGCGCGACCGTTTGGCGTTGCTCGAATCGTTCATCGCCGCGCATTATCCGGAAGCGCGCATGAAATCGATGGTCGATACCGGCGAATTGTCTGACCGTGCTGTAGCAGAGC
This is a stretch of genomic DNA from Planococcus maritimus. It encodes these proteins:
- a CDS encoding B3/4 domain-containing protein, which gives rise to MVAVDFHVNPEMTEILPDFKIGIIHYNNITVSDSPQMLKGRLQLFQEQLFFDMDDKELTDFPGLLEWRLAWKALGGDPSRYRPSAEALYRRVRKQNYLDPVNSAIDMNSFLSLQYEIPLGLYDASQIEGDVEIGIGTIEDRYEGLNNRDNTLDKIIVTRDAKGAFGSPYVDSKRTAVTPHTTDAIHVFYLRPSMNRDNAIQLLTAAGNMFTGINGGEAQLFVL